A window from Physeter macrocephalus isolate SW-GA chromosome 11, ASM283717v5, whole genome shotgun sequence encodes these proteins:
- the RPL10L gene encoding ribosomal protein uL16-like isoform X1: MPAGQYTQLPFHPAHVPNPPKACVECHCIYGGDVVKECSQVLYGSRAGRWAMYMRRVRRRGSNRFFSLRLASEIPGVAMGRRPARCYRYCKNKPYPKSRFCRGVPDAKIRIFDLGRKKAKVDEFPLCGHMVSDEYEQLSSEALEAARICANKYMVKSCGKDGFHIRVRLHPLHVIRINKMLSCAGADRLQTGMRGAFGKPQGTVARVHTGQVIMSIRTKLQNKEHVIEALRRAKFKFPGRQKIHISKKWGFTKFNADEFEDKVAKKCLIPDGCGVKYIPSHGPLDKWRALHS; encoded by the coding sequence ATGCCCGCAGGCCAATATACCCAACTGCCTTTCCATCCTGCGCATGTTCCAAATCCCCCAAAGGCATGCGTAGAGTGTCACTGCATCTATGGTGGAGACGTTGTGAAAGAGTGTTCTCAAGTCCTCTATGGTTCTCGCGCGGGGAGATGGGCAATGTATATGAGGCGCGTGCGCAGGCGTGGAAGCAACCGCTTCTTTTCTCTTCGACTTGCCTCAGAGATACCTGGTGTCGCCATGGGCCGCCGCCCCGCTCGTTGTTACCGGTATTGCAAGAATAAGCCGTATCCAAAGTCTCGCTTTTGCCGAGGTGTCCCTGATGCCAAGATCCGTATCTTTGACCTGGGTCGGAAGAAGGCAAAAGTGGATGAGTTCCCACTCTGTGGACACATGGTGTCTGATGAGTATGAGCAGCTCTCTTCTGAAGCCCTGGAGGCCGCCAGAATTTGTGCCAACAAGTACATGGTGAAAAGTTGTGGCAAAGATGGCTTTCACATCCGAGTGCGACTCCATCCACTACATGTTATCCGCATCAACAAGATGTTGTCCTGTGCTGGGGCTGACAGACTCCAGACAGGTATGCGAGGTGCCTTTGGAAAACCCCAGGGTACAGTGGCCAGAGTACACACTGGTCAAGTCATCATGTCCATCCGCACCAAGCTTCAGAACAAGGAACATGTGATTGAAGCCTTACGCAGGGCCAAGTTCAAGTTCCCTGGGCGCCAGAAGATTCATATCTCCAAGAAATGGGGCTTTACCAAGTTTAATGCTGATGAATTTGAAGACAAAGTGGCTAAGAAGTGCCTCATCCCGGATGGTTGTGGAGTCAAATACATCCCCAGCCATGGCCCTCTGGATAAGTGGCGAGCTCTACACTCGTGA
- the RPL10L gene encoding ribosomal protein uL16-like isoform X2 yields MGRRPARCYRYCKNKPYPKSRFCRGVPDAKIRIFDLALEAARICANKYMVKSCGKDGFHIRVRLHPLHVIRINKMLSCAGADRLQTGMRGAFGKPQGTVARVHTGQVIMSIRTKLQNKEHVIEALRRAKFKFPGRQKIHISKKWGFTKFNADEFEDKVAKKCLIPDGCGVKYIPSHGPLDKWRALHS; encoded by the exons ATGGGCCGCCGCCCCGCTCGTTGTTACCGGTATTGCAAGAATAAGCCGTATCCAAAGTCTCGCTTTTGCCGAGGTGTCCCTGATGCCAAGATCCGTATCTTTGACCTGG CCCTGGAGGCCGCCAGAATTTGTGCCAACAAGTACATGGTGAAAAGTTGTGGCAAAGATGGCTTTCACATCCGAGTGCGACTCCATCCACTACATGTTATCCGCATCAACAAGATGTTGTCCTGTGCTGGGGCTGACAGACTCCAGACAGGTATGCGAGGTGCCTTTGGAAAACCCCAGGGTACAGTGGCCAGAGTACACACTGGTCAAGTCATCATGTCCATCCGCACCAAGCTTCAGAACAAGGAACATGTGATTGAAGCCTTACGCAGGGCCAAGTTCAAGTTCCCTGGGCGCCAGAAGATTCATATCTCCAAGAAATGGGGCTTTACCAAGTTTAATGCTGATGAATTTGAAGACAAAGTGGCTAAGAAGTGCCTCATCCCGGATGGTTGTGGAGTCAAATACATCCCCAGCCATGGCCCTCTGGATAAGTGGCGAGCTCTACACTCGTGA